The following DNA comes from Streptosporangiales bacterium.
TCCTGGCCCTGTGACCTTGGTTACGACGCTCGTCGGTCGCCGTGATCACCAGGTTAGGTTCCCCTAAGAAACGTCTCCAGGGGGAAGGGCGCCGTGCGCAATCTGAGAGTCGCCGTCGTCGGGGCGGGTCCGGCGGGCATCTACGCCGCCGACATCCTCACGAAGTCGCAGACACCGGTGACGGTCGACCTGATCGAGCGCCTGCCCGCGCCGTTCGGCCTCGTGCGGTACGGCGTCGCGCCCGACCATCCGCGCATCAAGGAGATCGTCAAGGCGCTGCACCGGGTGTTCGAGAACCCCGCGATCCGGCTGCTCGGCAACGTCGAGTACGGCCGCGACATCAAGCTCGACGACCTGCGCGCGTGCTACGACGCCGTCATCTTCTCGACCGGTGCCGACTCAGACCGGGCGCTCGACATCCCCGGCATCGCGTTGCCGGGCAGCTTCGGCGCGGCGGACTTCGTCTCCTGGTACGACGGGCACCCCGACGTCCCGCGCACGTGGCCGCTGACCGCGCGCGACGTCGCGGTGATCGGTGCGGGCAACGTCGCGCTCGACGTCGCCAGGATCCTCGCGAAGACCGGCGAGGAGCTCGGCTCGACCGAGATCCCGGACAACGTCCGCCAGTGCCTCGACGCCAACCAGGCGACCGACGTGCACGTGTTCGCACGGCGCGGACCCGCACACCTGAAGTTCACCCCGCTCGAGCTGCGCGAGCTCATCCACTCGCCCAACGTCGACGTGGTCGTCCACCCCGAGGGCTTCGACGTCGACGAGCACGGCCAGGCCGCGATCCGCGCCAGCAAGCAGACCAAGCAGGTCGTCGACATCCTGCAGAACTGGGTCGTGCGCGACGAGGCGCCGACCAAGCCGCACCGCATCCACCTGCACTTCATGCAGCAGCCGGTCGAGGTGCTCGGCGACGACGCGGTCAGCGGGCTGCGCACCGAACGCACCGAGCTCGACGCGGACGGCGCGGTCGTAGGGACCGGCGAGTACACCGACTGGCCCGTCGGGGCCGTCTACCGCGCCGTCGGCTACCTCGGCTCCGCCCTGACCGACCTGCCGTTCGACCAGCGGGCCGGCGTCGTGCCGAACGAGGCGGGGCGGATCCTCGACCTCGACGGCGAACCGATGCCCGGCCTCTACGCGACCGGCTGGATCAAGCGCGACCCCGTCGGCCTGATCGGGCACACCAAGAGCGACGCGAGCGAGACCGTGCGGTGCCTGCTGGCCGACGCCGAGGCGCTGACCCGGCCGGCGGATTCCGACCCCGACTCCCTCACCCGCTACCTCGCGGGACGCGGCGTCGAGTTCACCACCTGGCAGGGCTGGCAGCTGCTCGACGCGCACGAGCTCGCCCTCGGCGAGGTGGAGGGCCGGCTGCGGGTCAAGCTCGTCCCCCGCGGGGACATGCTCAGGGTGTCCCGACAGTCGTGAGTCGGGTCAGCCGCGCTCGTAGTCGGTGTCGGTCACGGCGTCCGCCCAGGACGTCGTGCCGAGTGACACGGCGGTGTGCAGCAGGAAGCCCTCGCTCGTCGCGCCGTGCCAGTGGCGCTCGCCGGCGGGCACCCACACGGCGTCGCCGGCGGCGATCGGTTGCGGGTCGCCACCGTCGCTGCAGACCAGGCCGGTGCCCGCGACGACGTGGAGGTACTGGCCGTTCTCGTGGGAGTGCCAGTGGGTGCGCGCCTTCGGTGGGAAGAACACGTTGTTGACGGCGACGTCGTCCGTCGGCGGCAGCAGCGGGTCGAACCACACGGTGCCGGTGAAGGTCTCGGTCTTCTGCTGCGCCGGCCGGCCGTGCGGGTGGCGGATGATCTCCACGTAGTGCTCCCCTCGAGTGATTGTATGACTGTATTACAGCGCGGTCGGAGTGTGCGCACGGGGGTCCCGCAGGACGGTCGTGAGGTCACAGGCGACGCA
Coding sequences within:
- a CDS encoding pyridine nucleotide-disulfide oxidoreductase → MRNLRVAVVGAGPAGIYAADILTKSQTPVTVDLIERLPAPFGLVRYGVAPDHPRIKEIVKALHRVFENPAIRLLGNVEYGRDIKLDDLRACYDAVIFSTGADSDRALDIPGIALPGSFGAADFVSWYDGHPDVPRTWPLTARDVAVIGAGNVALDVARILAKTGEELGSTEIPDNVRQCLDANQATDVHVFARRGPAHLKFTPLELRELIHSPNVDVVVHPEGFDVDEHGQAAIRASKQTKQVVDILQNWVVRDEAPTKPHRIHLHFMQQPVEVLGDDAVSGLRTERTELDADGAVVGTGEYTDWPVGAVYRAVGYLGSALTDLPFDQRAGVVPNEAGRILDLDGEPMPGLYATGWIKRDPVGLIGHTKSDASETVRCLLADAEALTRPADSDPDSLTRYLAGRGVEFTTWQGWQLLDAHELALGEVEGRLRVKLVPRGDMLRVSRQS
- a CDS encoding cupin domain-containing protein, giving the protein MRHPHGRPAQQKTETFTGTVWFDPLLPPTDDVAVNNVFFPPKARTHWHSHENGQYLHVVAGTGLVCSDGGDPQPIAAGDAVWVPAGERHWHGATSEGFLLHTAVSLGTTSWADAVTDTDYERG